In a single window of the Micromonospora sp. WMMD1155 genome:
- a CDS encoding DinB family protein produces MTGIEQLTGERADLLETLRKHRGFLLHTVNGLTDEQAAARPTVSGLCLGGLVKHVTNVEHRWMLFAEGGAEAMERAEVDWVGQFRMAPGETLAGLVARFQEVADHTDELLTTLDLDAAHPLPQAPWFEPGASWTVRRVLLHLIAETSQHAGHADILRESIDGARTMG; encoded by the coding sequence ATGACCGGCATCGAGCAGCTCACCGGTGAGCGGGCCGATCTGCTAGAGACACTGCGCAAGCACCGGGGCTTCCTCCTGCACACGGTCAACGGGCTCACCGACGAGCAGGCGGCGGCCCGTCCCACCGTCAGCGGGCTCTGCCTCGGTGGCCTCGTCAAGCACGTGACCAACGTCGAGCACCGCTGGATGCTCTTCGCCGAGGGCGGCGCGGAGGCGATGGAGCGCGCCGAGGTCGACTGGGTCGGTCAGTTCCGGATGGCACCGGGCGAGACCCTGGCCGGGCTGGTCGCACGTTTCCAGGAGGTGGCCGACCACACCGACGAGCTGCTCACGACCCTCGACCTGGACGCGGCGCACCCGTTGCCGCAGGCGCCCTGGTTCGAGCCGGGCGCGAGCTGGACGGTTCGGCGGGTGTTGCTGCACCTGATCGCCGAGACGTCCCAGCACGCGGGGCACGCCGACATCCTGCGGGAGTCGATCGACGGCGCCCGGACCATGGGCTGA
- a CDS encoding alpha/beta fold hydrolase encodes MNGEPEYAQEFVDVDGGRLGLHVYPEPPGTTDAPVVVIWPAMGVRARYYRPFAAELRAAGLAVVVADLRGTGTSTPAPSRADRYGYSELAGDIGAVLAALKPRLDGRRRLLLGHSLGGQAALLHLALRGEDEVDGLALIAVGIPYWRSYPGRRGLGVLPYTQGIAATAALLRVWPGWGFGGRQARGVIRDWAHTARTGRFPRLDGADTEAAVRAVRTPVLAVSVDADQFTPHETMDHLCAKLTGAPVTRERYTREQAGAPLDHFTWVRASTRLARRIAEFVDDLPPR; translated from the coding sequence ATGAACGGGGAGCCGGAGTACGCGCAGGAGTTCGTCGACGTCGACGGTGGCCGGTTGGGTCTGCACGTCTATCCGGAGCCGCCCGGCACGACGGACGCCCCGGTGGTGGTGATCTGGCCCGCCATGGGGGTCCGCGCCCGCTACTACCGGCCCTTCGCCGCCGAACTACGCGCCGCCGGCCTGGCCGTCGTCGTGGCCGACCTCCGTGGCACCGGCACGAGCACCCCCGCGCCGAGCCGGGCCGACCGGTACGGCTACTCGGAGCTGGCCGGCGACATCGGCGCCGTCCTGGCGGCGCTCAAGCCCCGACTCGACGGACGCCGCCGGCTCCTGCTCGGGCACTCCCTCGGCGGGCAGGCCGCGCTGCTGCATCTCGCCCTGCGCGGCGAAGACGAGGTGGACGGGCTGGCGCTGATCGCGGTCGGCATCCCGTACTGGCGAAGCTATCCGGGTCGGCGGGGCCTCGGCGTGCTGCCGTACACCCAGGGGATCGCCGCCACCGCGGCGCTGCTGCGGGTCTGGCCGGGCTGGGGCTTCGGCGGCCGGCAGGCGCGCGGCGTCATCCGCGACTGGGCCCACACCGCGCGGACCGGCCGTTTCCCGCGCCTCGACGGCGCGGACACCGAAGCGGCGGTACGCGCGGTGCGAACCCCGGTGCTCGCCGTCAGCGTGGACGCCGACCAGTTCACCCCGCACGAGACGATGGACCATCTCTGCGCGAAGCTCACCGGCGCCCCGGTGACCCGGGAGCGCTACACCCGGGAGCAGGCCGGTGCGCCACTGGACCACTTCACCTGGGTCCGGGCGAGCACGCGGCTGGCGCGGCGGATCGCCGAGTTCGTCGACGACCTGCCGCCCCGCTGA
- a CDS encoding DUF72 domain-containing protein, with amino-acid sequence MGVIKVGTSSWADQSLLRSGWYPRSANTPARRLGFYAGRFPLVEVDTSYYAVPVPETTHGWVDATPDDFTFDVKAFSLFTGHPTPVAALPRDLRPAAGPSRIRRRDLPPQAYDELWARFRAALDPIAAAGKLGAVMVQFPPWLVRSAAAERRIVELAQRCRPWRVGVELRHGSWFDGPAAADTLDLLREHDLSLVCVDMPQGHPSSVPPILTTTAQPAIVRFHGHSAAWGGGDKQEKFRYAYAEDELRHWAGLLAEVAADADDLHVLFNNCCAGQAQRDATRLAQLLHETMIDDRAPATSATG; translated from the coding sequence ATGGGTGTCATCAAGGTGGGCACGTCGTCCTGGGCGGACCAGTCGTTGCTGCGCTCCGGGTGGTACCCGCGATCGGCCAACACGCCGGCCCGCCGGCTGGGCTTCTACGCGGGGCGGTTCCCACTGGTCGAGGTGGACACGTCCTACTACGCGGTCCCGGTCCCCGAGACCACCCACGGCTGGGTCGACGCCACTCCGGACGACTTCACGTTCGACGTCAAGGCCTTCAGCCTCTTCACCGGTCACCCGACGCCGGTCGCCGCGCTGCCCCGGGACCTACGCCCGGCCGCCGGCCCGAGCCGGATCCGCCGACGCGACCTGCCGCCGCAGGCGTACGACGAGCTGTGGGCCCGCTTCCGTGCGGCCCTCGACCCGATCGCGGCGGCCGGCAAGCTGGGCGCGGTGATGGTGCAGTTTCCGCCGTGGCTGGTGCGCAGCGCCGCCGCCGAGCGCCGGATCGTGGAGCTGGCGCAGCGCTGCCGGCCGTGGCGGGTCGGCGTGGAGCTGCGGCACGGGTCCTGGTTCGACGGCCCGGCGGCAGCGGACACGCTGGATCTGTTGCGCGAACACGACCTGTCCCTGGTCTGCGTGGACATGCCGCAGGGGCACCCCTCGTCGGTGCCCCCGATCCTGACCACGACGGCGCAGCCGGCGATCGTCCGGTTCCATGGCCACAGTGCGGCGTGGGGCGGCGGTGACAAGCAGGAGAAGTTCCGGTACGCGTACGCCGAGGACGAACTCCGGCACTGGGCCGGGCTGCTGGCCGAGGTGGCCGCCGACGCCGACGACCTGCACGTGCTGTTCAACAACTGCTGCGCCGGGCAGGCCCAACGCGATGCCACCCGGCTGGCGCAACTGCTCCACGAGACGATGATCGACGACCGGGCGCCGGCCACGTCGGCCACCGGCTGA